Within Xiphophorus hellerii strain 12219 chromosome 10, Xiphophorus_hellerii-4.1, whole genome shotgun sequence, the genomic segment gacttttaattttaaaccttATTGGTATAATTATCGAAACTCTTCAATACTGAACATGGTTAAACCGTTTTTTGTCCATATTGTGTAGCTCTAATAGTGTAAATATTAAAGTAGAGCtcaaaaaaatagaatttcaTGAAGTTGTCCAATGATTTATTACACATAGAGTGAAATAATATGTCAatgcctttttcttttgtatttttgaagattatataaagaaaacacacaaatcagtgtctcagaaaatgTCAGTAGAAGGTtgtgtggaaagaaaaaggtGCCAACATGGCTGTATAAATATATCACTTTGGCAGCTGCACATGCATGTATATGTGTGCATACGCcacttttatttgtgtatttagtTGTATTTTATGACTTCTTTGTGGTCCTTCAAAATACTGTAATTATTTATAACGgtgaatttaaatttttctgaagtgcttctttgtttttaaagacttttaaagaACTTTGTTGGCCAACAAAAAAAGTGGTGCTGCATTAACAGAACTTTTACTGGCATTAACTTATaatattattcttattttcttcTAGACAACCAAAGGAGCATCAGCGTTCAAAATCTGCCGCGGCATTGAGGCGGTGGGAGGCAGCCTGAGGTCAGTGCCTCCCTCCCCTGACAGGAAGACAACATGACCAGAGTCACTCAGCGCTCTTATCTTTGGATGTTTCTCTTGCAGCGTGAGTTCGTCCAGAGAGAATATGATGTACGTAGTGGACTGCTTGAGAGACGACATGTAAGTGTTTCCATCTGGCACGTCCTTCAGAGGCCGGCCATGAAAGCTGCTCACGTTTCCCTGCCTCCACCTTGATTGTTCCGCAGCGACACAGTGATGGAGTTTTTGATCAACGTGACGACGGCTCCCGAGTTCCGTCCCTGGGAGGTGTCTGAGCTCACGCCCCGGGTCAAGCTGGACATAGCACAGGCTGCACAGAACCCCCAGATAGGTGGGCACTGTGGTGTCATTACACTAGAGAGATAATGTCACTGGGTAGAGGAGATGTGGAAATCTGTAAGAGTTCTCAAGTTTCTCCAGACATTAAATccagtttgtgtgtttctgctgtttcctTGTCCAGGTGTGGTCGAAGCTCTCCATGCAGCAGCTTATAAGAACGCTCTGTGTAACTCCCTGTACTGTCCAGACCACATGGTTGACCACATCCATTCTGAACACGTGAGTCAGTTCACCCTCTCTCACTGTCCGTTCTGAAACCTTTTCCTCATtcacttgttttctgtttcctcagCTTCACCAGTTTGTCCAAAACAATTTCACAAGTGCAAGAATGGCTCTTGTAGGACTTGGTAAGATTGTCGTCATTTAACCCAGCGGTGTTGTAAAAGCCTGTTGGCTGCGTTTGTGGACACCTCTggcaaaaatcataaaacataaaacaggaaCATAATCTCACACcgagaaatgtagaaaaatccaAATTCTTTAGGGGGATGAATCCCCCATTAAGAAATATCATCtatcacttttgtttttctctattcTGTTTATACTGAACTTGATGAGGAGCCATCTTTAGCTTGCCAACACATGGTGAGCAAGACAATAATTTTGAGGAAAAGATTGAGTTTGAGCTTCGgcatgaaacaaagaaaaagcatcTCATTCCCTCTAAGTATGATTACTGTGTTTGATTTAACCCTCAAACACAGTGGAAGGagtaaaagaaacacattaacgCACTATTTACTGTTCAGCAAGTCAATGCTCTGTCTGAAATTGAGTGCCAAGGAAGTATTTATGGGGTTCATTTCCTGCCAGAATGTTGCAAACagataaaatatgtttcacaAAGTGTCTCCTCTCACACACAACACACCTTCTGCTCACAAACACACTGCAACAAGTTTCTGCAAAAAGTCATGACACTTGtgacagcagggggcgccatCAAGACAACTGAAAGCTGTGGTTAGATGGAAGAGGCTACAAAGTATGTAGTCATATAGCAGGTTTCAGTTGTCTCGacggcgccctctgctgttgAAAGTTGCTGCACATTGTTTTGTATGCAAGGAcagtttgtgaaatattttgtatttgtaacattttgtcaGGAAATGAACTCCTTTAGTGTCACCTGGTTGAAGGTGCTGTGAAGCTGTGATCCCTTTCAAACACCAGGATGTTGGACATCAATATTCGGCAGAATCTACTAGGAAAGTGAAGCTGGGTGGAAAGTGAACCAAGTTCACCAGACATGAAATCGATATTAATGATTTCGAGCTCCTGATGGGGCTACAGATTCATTtcttttcaggatttttttttcatgcgtCTTTACAGAGGTGCCAGCCTGTAAATGGCGTCTTCACAGCAGCTGTAGGTTTATGGTTTTTCTCCCGTCCAGAGCTGTGACTGTGCTGTCGTCTGGTCTCTGGTCCTCCAGGTGTGGAGCACTCTGTGCTGAAGCAGGTCGGGGAGCAGTTCCTCAACATCCGCGGCGGAGCCGGAGCCACCGGGGCCAAGGCGCAGTACCGCAGTGGTGAGCTCAGCACCACAACAGCATGATGATCCATTTGGACCCCATGGGGGCTGTAGTTGCTGTACAGACCTGTACCTGTGGTCCACAGGAGAGGTCCGTCTGTCCAGCCTGAGCGGTCTGGTCCACTCTGCCGTGGTGAGCCAGTCGGCTGCAGCCGGCACTGGGGAAGCCCTGGCGTTCAGCGTGCTGCAGCACGTCCTGGGAGCCGGTCCGCACATCAAGAGGGGCTCCGGCGGCTCCGGCAAGCTGTTCCAGGGGGTCGCCAAGGCAACCGCTGACCCCTTTGATGTGGGTGGCAGTCACTTTGTCATGCAGTCTTTAAAGAGCTGGGGGAtaagacttaaaaataaaaccaaaatgttgtttttcttcttcatttttttaaaaataaagtacttACAAATGACCgaaaatcttttcaaaaacctgcttttatttcagtcatctcCTTCgagagttgacctgaattcagccatctgtaaaacaagatggcggcgctGGCCAGGTCGGAGCTCAAGGCTGTTTTCCAAATATGAATTCCTCATAAACAGCAAATCTGATCCATCGATTTATCGCCCTGACCTTACATCTCCGATAGTTtcaatgtgtgtgtttatctgctttttattttctgtcatttttaatttttccataCACAAATCCAAAAGACAAAACTAGTCCAGAAATAGATgtataatatttaaatttcatgtTAATGGTTAGAACACAAAATGTAGACTGAAAAAGTGCATGTAGAAGCACAAGATTCTGATATCCTCCCTTTGTTAAACAGAACATGGATCAACATTATGTTATTAaagcagatttttctctttttctcccagGTGAGCGCTTTCAATGCCAGCTACTCTGACTCCGGTCTGTTTGGAGTCTACTCCATCTCCCAGGCTGCAGCGGCTGGTGATGTATGTTTATCCAACAGAACAACATCTCTGAGTATTAGCGCCAGACTAACAAGACAGAATTTAACTACAAGAATAAGGACACAAAAGTTGTAAAACTATTAggaaaaaagtcattttcaaagaaaagaaacgcTTTGATAAAGTTAAGATGGTAAAGCTGCAGTTCTTTCGTCAAGATTCCCTTATTTGTCAAACCAATACCAAAGTCAAGCTTCATTAGATGCttaacatttctcatttaacGCAGCGGTAAGTCTGCGTTTTCGTGTTGGAATTCATCTAAAATGTGTTCGCCTAATGTTCTAACTTTATTCTTTGAATTAATatcgttttttttccccccgtttTGCTGGCACTGATGCTCCGTCCTGCTTTCTAATGCGCTCGCTGTCCTCTGTTGTCCTGCCAGGTGATCAGGGCCGCCCTGGCCCAGGTTAGGGCTGTTGCTGAGGGTGGAGTCACAGCTGCTGACCTGACTCGGGCCAAGTAAGAAACACACACGGACCGCCGATTGAGAAAGGAGCTCAGGTCGTGTTTCGCCAGCGGTTGAGAGAGTACAAAAATAACATACTCAAGGACAAGTACAGTTACTTTGATCCACTTAAATACAAGGAAAGTTATAAGTGTAATATGTTGAAAAGTACcacattaaaattttactttaagtaaaagtcattttttttatgagCAGAAGAAAATTTCAGCCACATTTTACATTAATCCAAACTCGGCACCTGATCCTGTTTTCAACTTTAACTAATACAAATTCTAATCAGGAGGACCAGATAAAACtgatattatttacatttgttgttaaaatgGTCACAGTCTTAAACATAAACCAAACTCAGTTTACACTTTATGACGAAGCTGTTGCCATTCTCATATTGTGGTACATGTACTTTAGGGACCAGTTCAAGTTCTCCGAGGTGAATTTGAACTAAACTTGATGTCGTCCAACTGATGGAACACCTTGTGATTTTATTAGTAACCCAGCAGAAGGATCTatgctgggtttttttattctgtttattttatttttactgtccCGTCAGACTGTCAGTTCCCGAaaccaccacaaaaaaaaaagagaaaacattgtaGAAAACTTGACCCGATCTCTTAAGACAATGGGAGGGTTAAAGTAAAACATGACTATCGTTTTTTGTCTCTAAACCAGTCAACATTTCGTTTTTCCTCTTCAGGGCTGCGCTGAAAGGTCAGTTCCTGATGTCTCTGGAAGCGTCCGAGGGTCTGCTGGAGGCCATGGGCTCCCAGGCTCTGGCTGATGGATCCTATCACACTCAAGAGGAAATCTCCAAGAACATTGACAACGTCTCCCTGACTGATGTTTCaaatgtaagattttgtgttttatttattttttatctgtgaTGGGTTAAAATGGTTAAACCTTTTgtttcagctgctgcttcatCTTCCGGTTTTGgctttgaataataataattgcttAGAGCAATTCTGAATAATGCTAGTAATTtagatcaaaatgatcaaaagtgGTCAGGGCACCACTTGATTATCAAGAAAATAATAGCCAAATAGTTCAGTCTCAgttaacatttataaatatctgCTACCTACTGATGAGActcaggttttaaaataatagatgAAGACATAAGTCCAGCGCAGGTTTTATGTGAACAGCAAGAAACTACAGATTTCTGGAATTAGCACACACtactttaaaatatacaaactaAACTAGAATTAGTAACggtaaaaacactaaaaacatacaaatagaACCAATAAAATGATCGAATGATGTCATATTTCAGGAAAACATTTGGTCACCatagttcctgtttttgctCTCCTTCTCCCCTCAGGCTGCCAAGAAGTTTGTGACGGGCAAGAAGACGATGGCGTCCTCCGGCAACCTCAAAAAAACTCCCTTTGTGGACGAAGTTTAAAACGACCTACTGTACCTTTCAATTGACAGCAATGTTCAAGTTATTTCTCCACATTtgaataaaaccattttttttttatgctacaAATCTCAGAGCATTGTTATGGTAACACCACTGACTCTTATCTGTGCTGTGACAGGATGTCGTTTGCGCTCTGCTGCATTTCTGTACCGTCTTTCATCTGTTCACGCGGCAACTGTACAGCTGATGTAAAATAAGGAATAAAATCTATCTGCCTTCTAAATGTATCAGGCGCTCTCTGTCCTTGatgaaaacaaccaaaaaaatgtGGCTGAAATCTTTTGTGCTGATGTTTCGTTACTCGACAGTCCAATAGAAGTGATCCAACATGTTACTCATTTTTAATATGCACCATATAAAGTCTATGAATGTCTTCAAAGGGCCAGTTGTAGTTAAATGTATTAATGAAACTCGTTAATAAACCccttaaatatgaataaaaagctGTCTTTGCACTCAATGAGTACTTAGAGTTAAACAACACTGAACATCATTTCACATCgatgtaatttggcagaatATATGAAAACTACAGAAAGGTTATAGCCGcttgaaaaatgaaagaattcTGGCTTTAGTTTCATGAGGTTAAAAGTCAGAATAatgagaaaattattattttttttttcgaattctgacttttttccagaattcagaatttttttcttagaaatttgaccctttttttttttcaagaaaatcttTGGCCAAGTTTCTAAAGTAAGGCGATCCGCCCCGGTCATTTACAGTAGCAAACTATTGCTGATGTCAACAGTTTAAAAAGCTAGCTTGGCTTTACATGATGCTTCTCAGAACACATCTTCAAATGGAAAACAGAATTGGGCCTGGATTTAAATTGAAGATAAACATATAAACGAAATCAAATTTAATGCTTCacacatttttgcattattttttgaaAGGTACATGTTGCATGGAAGGTCATATGCTTAAGGAACTTTTAGTCAAACTTAAGTAATGGGTCTttagggaaaaaataaacaaaaatttctTTCCTGGCTTCCGTAGTTCTGCTGATGCCCCAAACTCTATCCGAGCCTCCAACCCTGACCTCATGCCAACGGAGAGCGCAGGCCttcatttgcatgttttgctGGCAGGGAGATTATATTATTCATGTTCCTACGTCTCTGAAAAACatatggtggtggtggtggtggtggggcgGGGGCTTCGTTTCTGAGAAAGATGTTCACAAAGCCGTGAAATTCAGGATGTATGCCAGCAGCAGAAATCTAgttgggtcaaaggtcatttgGTGCCACTCAGCCCACAACAACAGAGTTCAAGCATCCAAAGTCACCTTTGATCTAAATGCTGTTACTAAAACTCTCTTGTTTTCTGGTATATGCACAGCTGCAAGGGGTTTTTATCCCAACGTTAAATGAAATAAGCTTTGATCGCTGTGCGGTCCAAAACTAACGACGGCGTATCAGGGCCGCTGCagatagaaacaaaaacaggagtaAATCTCCGCCAaaaaatctcagacattttgagaatgtcagaaattttctagaaaaacaaggaaacttctgagtttgaaaattcaaaaatttgcGAGAAAAGTCTCGGAAAttttctagacaaaaaaaagggagacatttcttaatttcaaaAGACTAATAcgttttgacttttgaaaatcaagaaattttgtcagttgctttttattaaaaaacatttctgagattcgtctcaaaatttatttagtgttttggcagaaatttactcctgcCTCCACTTTTTTTTGTACCTACAATGTCCCTAATACACTGTCGTTGGAAACAGAACCTTATAGAACTTTGCAAACGTAAATGGCAAAGAAACCCAGggtgactctggaggaggtACGGAGATTCACAACTAAAGTTGTGAAAACGTCCTGTTAGTCAAATGTCTCTCAAATGatccatttttgaaaatgtaaattttctacGAACAAGCCATTTTATTCGTaacatagttttattttcatagttTCTATGGGTGAAGTTCACAAAAAAGTTGAATCATCTTTATTAACCGCAGTATGtgtttacagcaaaaaaaaaagtatatgttttgataaaatataacatttcgaattctgactttttcccagaattctgaatttttacATAGATGTCAGATACccatgtagttttttttttgtttgtttgttttttgctacaTACAAATGTTGTATGCATTGATAACATTTTGGTGTTACTTGTAATAacaaaattaaaggaaaatataacaaacagTAGaggaaaaaagttgatttgagTTGCTTTGGTAGAAACAAAATCCCAATTTGTCATTATATATAACAATTAAGGTAACAAATGAACTGTAAGCAGCACTTAACTATCAACATTAACTAAAGAGAAACAAGCAAGAATAAACCAAGATGAAGGGAGCGCACCGttaccctcctcttcctctctgctgctcagTGTAGCACAGAGCCGCCGTGACGTGTGACGAAAACAGACAGAGAGCAACGAGAATCCACTCTGTGCTCATATCCAGCCctttcttaaatatatttttaaattaaaaagaataacAAGACCTACTGCAGTGTGAGCAGAGCATTGTAAACAAGCAAAGTTAAGAACGTCTCTCACTGAGACTCGAGTTAATCGTTCATTCCTGAATTCACTGGCTCGTTCATAGCAGTGGCATTATTAGGCTGTCAGTTTTGATTTCAAACTTAGAGGTACATTTTATGTAATACTAATTCTAGTTTACTTTAGAatttattatatacatatatatgtatgtgtgagtgtgtatgtgtgtgtgtgtgcgcactcGCATTTGTTCGTATtacgttgtggggaccattttcctgacacatactacgCTGTGAGGACTCACTGCTCCtggtggggaccgaagcctgggcCCCACAAAGAGACCAGGCTTTAGGGTCTCGGGCCACAAATTCAGTCTCAGGATTTCCGACTCAAGGGAGCTGAGTACAAGTGGAGGGcacagtttttagttttatcatttttaaaaaaactactttGCAATCATGCACTACCAAAAAATCCATTGATGTTTGTGGTAGCAACCCAGCAGTTCATAGAAAGGTTAAAGCATGAACACTGGTACAAATCACTGTACAGTAAAGTGAAGACCATGTTGAAATGTCCgaaagcagcaaaaatgttgaCGCATATGGAAATTTTTAAACCATTACATGTGACAAAACTATATAGtaattcttttgcactttttacATAGTGCAAACACTCTGCATGGTTATCCAACTGAAAACAGCAAATAGGACTCATAATATGATGAAAACAGAGGAAAGGCTTGCAGAGGGGACAACTTTACAGATTTAACTTTTTACATATATACCCGAATAAAACACCATGATCAACAACTCCAAAATCAGAAGGGACCTCAGTACACACAATTGTGCCCACAAGGGGGCACAGCTCAATCACTGTCCCTGTGAAATTCTTGCAccacctggaaaaaaaaaataaaaaaatgcgaGTTGTCCACACCGTTGTCGCTTCAGTTTGTGTTTGGGACGTTCAGGGATCGGCGCGGCGGGCAGCGTCAGGCCTTACTGGGCCCTCTCTGCCGTATCCTGGCCATTTGTGCGGCTATGAGCAGCAGAGTTCCGGTGAGCAGCTCCAGGCCGCAGGAGAGCCAGGCCAGGCCCAGAGACCAGCCGAAGGAGGTCTGGATGTAGGCCAGGCCCTCAGGCCCCACCAGGCGCTTCGTCTCTGCTAGCGCTTGGTAGGAGTAGACGATGTAGAGACTCGCACCGCAGAGAGTCAGCAGGCCTGGATGtggaagcaaacagaaaaaaaagaggaatatcttttttttttttaggtttccagacacaaatgtttattttgagagAGAGCAGATCATCTACGCAACATATAAACATCTAGTACTTCTCATGAGAAAGCCTGCACCAGGCTGATGCTGCAGGGCCTTTTATCACAGCGACCCATTATGATCCATTAATACTGTCAGATAAAGTGCAGCCATACAATTATTAATTcagttgtaaaatatttatggaAGTTTTagcaagtaaaagaaaaatcctttttagaaatattattGATAGAGATAAAATGTGATGTGTggatttat encodes:
- the uqcrc2b gene encoding cytochrome b-c1 complex subunit 2, mitochondrial isoform X1 produces the protein MKGIRGISQLSRRFYATARKGQSLTEPLVGLKLSPGAAHSFQDVHVSKLPSGLVITSLENYSPASKIGVFIKAGCRYETPDNQGVTHLLRLASNLTTKGASAFKICRGIEAVGGSLSVSSSRENMMYVVDCLRDDIDTVMEFLINVTTAPEFRPWEVSELTPRVKLDIAQAAQNPQIGVVEALHAAAYKNALCNSLYCPDHMVDHIHSEHLHQFVQNNFTSARMALVGLGVEHSVLKQVGEQFLNIRGGAGATGAKAQYRSGEVRLSSLSGLVHSAVVSQSAAAGTGEALAFSVLQHVLGAGPHIKRGSGGSGKLFQGVAKATADPFDVSAFNASYSDSGLFGVYSISQAAAAGDVIRAALAQVRAVAEGGVTAADLTRAKAALKGQFLMSLEASEGLLEAMGSQALADGSYHTQEEISKNIDNVSLTDVSNAAKKFVTGKKTMASSGNLKKTPFVDEV
- the uqcrc2b gene encoding cytochrome b-c1 complex subunit 2, mitochondrial isoform X2 yields the protein MKGIRGISQLSTRLYAAQAACKVEATGFQPQDVQVSKLPSGLVITSLENYSPASKIGVFIKAGCRYETPDNQGVTHLLRLASNLTTKGASAFKICRGIEAVGGSLSVSSSRENMMYVVDCLRDDIDTVMEFLINVTTAPEFRPWEVSELTPRVKLDIAQAAQNPQIGVVEALHAAAYKNALCNSLYCPDHMVDHIHSEHLHQFVQNNFTSARMALVGLGVEHSVLKQVGEQFLNIRGGAGATGAKAQYRSGEVRLSSLSGLVHSAVVSQSAAAGTGEALAFSVLQHVLGAGPHIKRGSGGSGKLFQGVAKATADPFDVSAFNASYSDSGLFGVYSISQAAAAGDVIRAALAQVRAVAEGGVTAADLTRAKAALKGQFLMSLEASEGLLEAMGSQALADGSYHTQEEISKNIDNVSLTDVSNAAKKFVTGKKTMASSGNLKKTPFVDEV